ATGATTAATGTGCGGCTTTAAAAAGAGTTCTGATTTCGGAGGAAAATTGCAGtaatgaattttaaaatgttactGCAGACGGTTTAAGTGTATCATAGTGAATTTTCATTATAATGAGATCGAGACCCAGGTTAGGAATAAGTAGCCTACGAGATTGTTTATTTCACTCGAATGCAAAATGAAATGTGGTTAAGAATACTGCGATGTgatttattcttaatttcttgCAGACTctatttttttgagggagtcaCTCGCACTTCGCGACGAACATACATGAACCAACTTCATGCGAATTCTCATAAGAAATTGCGTTAATTCTTCCTCCTGACTAAGACTTCGCAATACAAATTATTATACCCGCCTGTTCAGTAATATTGAACAGTATCTTTAAAGGTTGGAAAGAGAAAAAACAAATGCATTTTTGGACTATCCGGGTGGTAACCCTACAAACTATGTGGACGCGAATGGAGCAGTCGTTGTAATAACATTGCCAAAACAGAACATCTCCACGCGTACTGTTGCGCCACCACGCATGCTTCAAATGAACATACGAGATGCTGCTGGTCGACCAAGCTGATCGGGGATCTGACGGTGCTCCGAGAGCTCGATCAAAGGCATCATGTTCACGTTGATAATAATATTACAGGGTCTGTTGCAGAACTGGAATCTTCTCTCTCCGGGACTTGCCAGCGCTACAGGCTATCTACGGGAGAGTGCACTGAGGAGCTTTTTTCATTTAATCGCCTCCTAGCGGCATGAATATCAACTCAAGCTGAAAGGCAGCCATGTTCTCCATGTCACTGTTTGCGGGATTCCGAACCAGCGGTCCTACACGTTTCATCTCCCGACCGCGAGCGTCTTTAGGTTGCGGTCTTTTCACTAGAGGACTGGTTACCAGACGTTCTCCAAGTAAGTTGGCATAGATTTATAACTATTGTTaacgatacatgtatgtatcatcATAAAAATACCCTGTTTCTACCCTTTGGGGTAGCTAACCGACAATTTGAGTCGCGCGTAGCAGTCGTGTTGGCCGGGCGGGCCGTGATGAAAATGCATCCAAACCACAGTGCGTGTTCTGGTAACCTACCAGTGCATAGTTCTATAGACCTACTATATGTATCGTGTAGTACCTGCTTGAAGGCGAAATGCTCTCAACATCAACCGGTACTAGTACACTTTTGGCATTCATCATACTAATGCAGTTTCTGTCAAACTTATAGGAATTAATGATCTACCTTGGGTGAGAAAAGCAAGTAGACCAGTGCTAAAAAAGCACGATCTGCcccacatgtacatgtttatatcCTTCAGCATTGTCTAATACACTGCTCTACTCTAGTACAATGCAAGTTGACCTCATATTGATTAGATGTTCCAGATATTTCTGGCGATAAATTGCACACTGTTACAATGGTCGTGTTAAATTTGAATAACAACCTTGGATCTTTTATCAAGGATGTAGCCAAGAGAATATTGCCTAGGTCATGCAGTAGAATGATGAAAGTAGTGAAATGAATATTTCTCTTTTGAAATTTGGAAATCTTATAGACATTTTCATGATAGTTTAAATCTCCTTACCAGTCTGCCctttcatgtacatgtgttgCGTAAAAAATACCTAAATGCCGATCGCAGCCATCATTGGCCACGTCGAAACAGAGGATTTGGAGGAAACGAGTATTCAGACGATTGGACAGAAATGATGTCATATCATAACGTTTTTATCGCAAAAATCCAAAGTAATATATTGCTATGCCTGCAGGTGTAGTATCCGCATTTTATCCTCAGACAAACGATATTTTTATCGCTCATCTCAACGATATAGTTATCGCACGTTGCTTCGATGATAAGCGCTGGTCTGGCTGGAGCGCACTTAATTTGCAGAAAGGGTGTCGAGGTCTCAAAGCGCTGTGTggcaaataaatgaaaaaaatatcgcgTAAGACTTAGGATTAAAGGAACACGAATTATCATTGTTGACCCCTGCAACGAAATTTTTTATTCAGTCGGTGTCCCTGCCCAATCAGGACGGATAGCTCTTAACCAACCATGGGTGAGATGCATGAGTATCGTAAAGAGTCCATACCCTTCTATGGACGTACCGAAGATGCCTCTGGCTCAGTTCATAATGAAGGACTTTGACAAGTGGCCGCAGAACACAGCATTGGTAAGTGAAATGTTGCAACGCGTTTGTCATTCTCGGCCCATATTCCAAAGTTCCAACCCGAGTTCCAGATCGTTTGCAGATGCGAATTTATCCCCATAAACCAGAGAAACGAAGTCGATGTCACAAACATATTGTCCTCATGAAATCAACTAATAAACTACTACAAGAACCGAATTGGTTTACTCCTGAGAAAAGTGGGGATGCGTTGCCTCTAGCTGCACAAAATTCTTTTGAAGCATTGCATACAATTTCTATAATTCGAAAcggttttttttactttttttaactATCGGATGAAAATTGTTGCATACTGACAGCGTAAAAGTAAGCTCACCAACTTGCTTGCTCTTCATGTTCATTGCAGGTTGATAGTGTCACAAAAAAGGCATACACGTTTGAAGAGGTGAAAAAATACGCCAGAAGTGTCGGTAGCTCTCTTTTAAAGTCTGGAGTGAAAGCGGGAGATGTTGTTTGTATCCACAGCCAAAATTGTCCGGAGTATGCGTTCGCCTTTCTTGGTGTTGTTGGTATTGGTGCCGTTGCAACTCTGGCAAGTCCTGGACATACCTCTCGAGAACTACTCTACCAGCTAGAGGATTCGAAGGCAAAGCATATTATCACGACAGCTAATCTGTTGGAGACTGTGCAAGAAGCGACAAAGAACTTTACCCACCTTAAGGTACATTAGGTTCCTCAGTGTTTCGTTCACTCATAGATCGGTAGGAAAGAATGGTGACCCTTTTCATAAGTCATAGGTGTTTCTCTGGTCGCGGTTTACATCGTCGAAGATGATTGTTGATATATTCTTCTTCTTAACGTTCACTCGAGTTGAGGCTATGTTATCTAGTGTAACGAATACAGCTCTCTTGGTCGAATTGTCCTTCTTTTGTGAACCTCATCGTGGTGAAATGCTAATGAACTCCTTTATTTTATTGATGACGATTAACAAAACTGGCAGTGCTGTTTGATATGTATTCATTCCATTTCCAAATATTTCCAATCATTTCCATCATTCTCTCACCCGCCCTTTCCAACTTCAGAATACGTTTGTCATTGGTGGCGACCATGTCCCGGGTTGCATATTGTTCACCGACTTGCTGAAGGACGACGGTGGTGAATTCCCAGATGACCTCGCTTATGACCCTGAAGACACCATTGCCTTACCTTACTCTAGCGGTACCACTGGGCTTCCCAAGGGTGTGATGTTGAGTCACTCCAACATTGTGTCGAATATGACTGGAGTTACGTGAGTTATTCCTTTGGTAACGATTCTGAAACAACTTACCATATTCATTAGAATGTTTTCCTTTTTAATAATTCAACTTTGCCTGCTTCTTCAATTGAAGTAGTATTTTATAAAATGTATGCTTATGCTTGTTGCTTATCAAGTAAATGGGCAGTATTCCAATCGGATTTTCAACAATTACTCCTGGTGATACTATGGAGACGTGATCGACTGAATCTATTGTTAGGTACTAAAATCGACTATAGCTATATACTTCGTTCGACAGTTCCGATAAGAAGCTACTTGGCATGACCCCAAGTGATTGCCTACTGGGTTTTCTCCCCTTTTACCATGCGTACGGCCTTGTGTTGATAATGGGTGCTGGCATTCTATCTGGTGCAAAGATCGTCACCATCCCCAAGTTTGAAGCCGAACCCTTCCTGCGCTTCATAGAGCAGTACAAGGTAATTCGAAAGTCGCAACTGACTAAGGACGACGA
Above is a window of Lineus longissimus chromosome 3, tnLinLong1.2, whole genome shotgun sequence DNA encoding:
- the LOC135484270 gene encoding uncharacterized protein LOC135484270, producing MFSMSLFAGFRTSGPTRFISRPRASLGCGLFTRGLVTRRSPIGVPAQSGRIALNQPWVRCMSIVKSPYPSMDVPKMPLAQFIMKDFDKWPQNTALVDSVTKKAYTFEEVKKYARSVGSSLLKSGVKAGDVVCIHSQNCPEYAFAFLGVVGIGAVATLASPGHTSRELLYQLEDSKAKHIITTANLLETVQEATKNFTHLKNTFVIGGDHVPGCILFTDLLKDDGGEFPDDLAYDPEDTIALPYSSGTTGLPKGVMLSHSNIVSNMTGVTSDKKLLGMTPSDCLLGFLPFYHAYGLVLIMGAGILSGAKIVTIPKFEAEPFLRFIEQYKVTKLMIVPPVGILLANHPLVDKIDFSSVNDILSGAAPMAWETEKTIRKRTGLKIRQGFGMTELSPVGTLSPLSTDDGLKQGSVGPLVPMTEAKIRDIETDASLGPGQDGELCIRGSLVMKGYLNKPEATQNCMEKDGWLRTGDIAHYDEEGNFYIVDRLKELIKYKSSQVAPAELEELILSVTGVLDTAVVGKPCEDVGELPLAFVVKKPDAEITEEDIIKFIEERVAPTKRLRGGVIFVDEIPKSPSGKILRRVLRDRLKNVE